One Zingiber officinale cultivar Zhangliang chromosome 10B, Zo_v1.1, whole genome shotgun sequence genomic window, CACTTTTGAGTTGCTCGTAACACACATCATCATTAAAGAAGACATCAAAGACAACATTAATTTGTGACTCTTTGAAAACCAAAATTATTGTAGGAAATGAAGAGTTTTGTTGGGAAGTTTTATTGTCACTTAATCTTCAACGTGcaaggaagatgaagatgaagaggtttttCTTGGGAAGTTAACTTTGGTTTAATTAATCCATCATAGGACGTCCTTTTGATAAAAAATCAAAACGGAGCATCAGCTTAATGATTAAGAAAAAAGGGGCATCGTTTTGACTTTTGCTCTTCTATCAATCTATGTGGTACAATAGTCTAAATGCTACTTTTAGCTCTAATCTGTGCAATAGACCGCATTTTCAGGGTTTGAATTATCACTGCAGTTGCCATGTTTGTTATATTATGTATTAACATTGTTAACTGATTCGCTGGTGCTTTACTTTGTGAAATGGAAGAGCGACGAAAACAGGATTGTGCCAGATGGTGTTGACTCCAAGGTATCTTCTATTTCATAAATATGTTATTCATTTGATGTAATGAATTCACTAGTTTTCTatgctagatttttttttagttcCTTTTTCTTTTGCATCTTACATTGTTAATTTCTGTTCTTACCTCAATATTTCTCAACTGGTATGGTTGGTATCTAAACAGCTATTAGATCACTCTCATTTTATTCCATGCATTCTGTGCACTTGTGTTGTTCAACTATTGATTTGCCcaaggcaaaaaaaaaataaaataaaggggAGTAGAATGAATGGTGCATCATGAATGCCAAAATTGTCATTTTCTAGAATAGtgagtaaaatttttttaacaagtGATATGCTGGCAAACAACAAATGAGTCGATATCTCATCTGGGTTTGGCTGTGCAGTTGCTTGGATGTCATGGTCCACTGACTAATCGGCAATTTGGAAGTGCTTTCTTGCTTTTTTATTGTAGCAGAAGCTTCGTATAAACATGGCCTCTGTACCCATGTGTATCGGGAATAACCATATTGCTGTCGTTTAGTTTTGCAGGTTCATTCGGACAGATGTTTTGTTCAATTTACTACTTGGAACATTCGTATAAACATGACTTTTCCCCGATGGAAGGCAAATTTATCAGAAAAAGGACCGTCTCTAAACGAAGGAACAAAAAGAAGCATGTCGAGATTCATTTTGAGTGTCCCCCCAGTTGTGGCGGCGGCACTGATGATCACAAGCTATCGTTTCTACGTGTTCCAACTTTTCTATTAATTCCCATTATTGATGCAATATTTCAGCCCCTAGAATTGACTTTTGGCAAATTCCTTCTGAAGATGCACTTcatttatcaaaagaagaacgCATCTATCTCTAGCAATTTTGTTATTGCACGTCTGTTGGCCAGTCTTCTTGTTATTGTTCTCTCACTCTTAGCGTGGCTCATGATGACTTTTCTGGCATTGTCCAAATCATCACCACCATTGTTTGTACGGATAATTTACTTTAGAGAGGTTCATTGAGTTCCCTCCTTTGAGGAACGCATCTTTAGTCTAAATAGATTATAGATGCTGATGTACCATTTCCTTTTGTCAAAATTATTGtacttctcattttctctcacttCTAACTGCAAGGTCGCTATGTGGTGGTAAATGACAGGATATTTTTCTTAAGCAATCAAGATTTAAAACTCATGTAGCTTGTGCATGCGGTGTTTGAATAATTAATGATACTAGGGTGTTATGTTAGGAGTTACGGTACTTTTTGGATTTACTTGGTGATCAAAATATAGGGTCGAATCATCCATCTCACGATTAATCAGTATAAAGGGGATActtgataaaatttaaaaataaaataaaaaaatgctcAAAGTCACAGTAAAGGCCAAGGAGAATTGATTTTTTACCTATCTCTCTGGTTCGGCCAGTTTTAATACTCTGAAATTTGATGTAAATCCAGGATTCTTGTCTCCTTCAGCACCtcaacataaaaaaaatgatttatagATTTTTTGTTCAGTTCAATTAAGTTTGAAAGAAAGGAAAACATTTCAGTTtcaatctgttttttttttttttggctttgtAACAATGATAGAGCACTTGATCTGATTTCAAACTAAATATGTTTACATATGCTAAAAATATATAgtaattttatttatgatttaaataattcaaataaAATCGCACCCAAACGGATCTTTTCATTTTTGACTGACTCAATTTTCATCTGGAAGTTCCAATGAATCCAATCTGATCTGATTTCAGAGTTCAAATTGAATGTCCATGAAGCAATTCAAACACCATTAATGGTCATAAATTCAGAAAAAAAATCAGTTTAATCTTTAGTATCAGTTATaaattgatttgattttatataatctTTTTTCAtataatctaaaaaaaaattaatacaatcatctattattaccatTAATGCTTCGCACCCATCTGTATCGTACAGCAGCCATCAACGTCATCAGCTGGCATTGTTATGCTTTTCATTTGCATGGAGTTGTCAATTACGCACGTCTGTGCTTGTCTCTCTCTTTTTTGTCAAACTAAAACCAACTTTTCTCTGACATTTTGATGTAATTTGGATCTGTGGTAGGTTGACGTCGCATTTCTCCGTGTACCTGGCAGTTGCTCAGCTCTCAGGAAAACATGCCCGTGTGTACTTAATATCCATAAAATTATGAACCAATCAAATATAATTAATACCAAAGTTGTTCCATGCGGACAATTGATATGAATACCTATCTATTCATTTATCATCGCCATCATTTCAATTAAAGTTAGATATATTCTTATATATCTACTCCTCCAAACTCAGAATCATTATTCTCAACTGATTAACAGTACCACTAGGACTCCATGTCTCCTAAACTCGATCTTGTCCTTTTAATCCGTGCACAGAGGAGTTAATTAAGCAAGAATCTTCTGACACGTAGGCCTCAACGgccagttttttttttaatttcttagttaattacttgGATCACAACAATTAATCCATTTCTAGACAAAAACGCATGCGTGCATAACGCTTAATATTATCTAATTAATTGCTAATCTTCTTAATTTCTTCCTTATGGAAAAATCGACCTTATGTTTTGATCTTACTCGGAAAACAAAAAACAGAATCAAACTGGATAATTAATGACGCGCTTCGTGATTATTCTAGATGATTAGAAAATTACCATCCCAGTTGGGATCACATAGAATTTAATTAGAATTGAGCAGGGAGAttaattaatgtaattaattgaCACGTACGTACGTCAGACGCgtagaggaggaggagaaggagggggGAGCGGTAGCTTCCGGCGGAAGCCAGCCGCGTCCACCGCTGCCGGTTTTCCCGGCGAGCCGACGACGACGGTGGTCCCCGCCGGAAAGCGTGGCTTTTCTGGAGATGCCGTGGCCGTTTTCCTCTTCTGGTAATTGCCTGCGAGGAAAGCGTGAACGAACGCCATCGGCTCGAACTTTAGCCGAGCCGATATCCGGCTCAGCTCCCCAATCATTATCCTTTAATATTAATTCGACACATGTCAATAACCAATCCCTTTTCGCAATTTGCCCCTCGAAATTTACGTAATTTAGGTTCGGGCTTAAAAATACGTTAGAGAATTCCGCGTTCGCGACAagcggatcgatccactgattcacTTGGCCGTCTGGTTTTTAAGACGAAGAATGCTGACCAAGGCTTTAGGGATGTACTTTTTGCCACGTGTGGATCGCTGAACAAGGAATTGATAATATGGATTCAAAGTTGTCATAATTAGTTCAGCTACAAATGTGATTGAACAATCCAAATATCAATTCCCCTTCATGAACACCACTTTCATCGATCACAATATACATCCAACAGTTTGTGCCTTCACTGGATCAAAATATCAACGCCACGACCTGCAGCTTAACATATTTCTTGCGGCTTCGAACAAATAGTATATTCTATTCCTGATAAGAATCATAGCATTAACCAAGAATTCTGGCAATATTACAACAATGGCGAGGCTTCTCGCTGAAGTGACTTCAATGACACGGACCTTTGCCTTGGAGGAACTCCCTTCTTATCCTTCTATATAAGACCTATTCCACCTCTTCCCTATGTTCTTTTTTTCTTAACTCCACCTCGATCTCACAGCACcaatttgtttgttttttatttccTCCAAttgcatctctctctctctctctctctctctattctttgaatctgtttcttcttcttctagctctTGCAATATTTTGAAGGTGCAATTGGCATGGAGGAGGAAGACTGCATGGAGTTGCCTCCGGGCTTCAGGTTTCACCCCACGGACGAGGAGATCATCAGCTACTACCTCACGCCCAAGGTCGTCGACCATACCTTCTCTGCGAGGGCCATGGGTGAGGTGGACCTCAACAAGTGTGAGCCATGGGATCTCCCAAGTAATTATTCAATTTTCCAGCTTATATCTCGTCTCGTTTGATTTTTCTTTATGTATGAATTATTTGGTGTGAGATTTGATAGTAATTTGCAGGCAAGGCGAGGATGGGGGAAAAGGAATGGTTCTTCTTCTGCCAGAGGGATAGGAAGTACCCTACTGGGATGAGGACCAACAGGGCCACAGAGGCTGGCTACTGGAAGGCCACGGGCAAGGACAAGGAGATCTACAGGGGCAGAGGTGTCCTTGTGGGCATGAAGAAGACGCTCGTGTTCTACAAAGGAAGGGCGCCCAGAGGCCAGAAGACTAACTGGGTCATGCATGAATTCAGACTCGAAGGCAAATCTCCATTCCCTAACAATTCCTCGAGATCTGCACCCAAGGTACTATTCCTTTTTTCCCTGCAGCTAGCCAATCATTTTTcttgtcaaaatcccaacttttGTCGATCGATCCATCCCAGGACGAGTGGGTCGTGTCTAGGGTCTTCCACAAGAACACAGGAGCAAAGAGAAGCCCGCCGCCAAGTACTCTTGGGCCGGAGCTGCAGGCTTCAGACGATTTCTTCTTCGACTCCTCCACCTTGCCTCCTCTCATGGATATGCCTTCCAGCTACCCGATCATGCCCATGGAGGAGCAGCCATTTCTGAGCTCAAATTCAACTCAACTCAACGCCGTGTTCCACCCTGCAGTACAGAATCCGAACTCTGCCTACAACCTGCTCGGCTACTCGCACCACCATGATTCCTCTCTGCTGACCACGATAGCCTCGCACAACAGCCTTGATGCATccaactctttggtcatcaggggGCGTTGCAAGATGGAGCAGAGCTCCGTGTCCATGGGCTGCTGCCCCTCGCAGGACACCGGCCTGAGCACCGACCAAAACGCCGCCGAGATATCCTCGGCCTCGAGGAATTACACTGACTTCGTCGTCGATCCTTCTTCCTCTGGGGCAGCCATGGATTGGGATAACATATGGAAGTACTGATGAATATTGAGAGTTTGTCAATCGATCGATCATAAGCGCATGATTAGTATAGAATTGGCTTCGAGGCCTTTGGGTCTTGGAGTTCGTATACATGTATACTCTCGCTGTATATAAattaaaagtttattttgtgtaCTAATAATATATCtatttataaaaaggaatttaatataattaattaaggaGACGTGAGCAATCATGGATTAATATTTATAATGTACCAATTGTTCTGAGTGGATGGTTCCATTGCATAACAAACAATTTTGCACTCTCCAATTCATTTAATTGCATTTCTTTTTTGATTTTAAGTTGCAACCTAATTTGCCAAAGCTGAAAGAAAGAAAGATGGAAATTTCATACAAAATCTAAtttgttttctttcattttatcaATTCTAATTTATTAACATTTTTATAAATTCCATATAATACATGTTATCGAAGATATAAATTAACTCATTCTCTTAACTTAAATCATTTCATGTCTTTATATTTTATGAATCCCTATGATCtttatttcattaattattaattaatgtgGAAAAATTACATGATACATGTTAGTTCAAATGCATTAACTCATACTTTATGTTACACTTTTTGGATTCCAATAGTTGGTTTATTTTAATCTTTATTTCATTAAGTTTTTATGGATGTGGCAAAACCACATGATATATGTTATCGCATATGTCTTACCACATTCTCTTTAGTTAAAATGTTTTAACACCCTAATTTTATTGCCTTTGCTTACATTTATGAATTCTAGCACTTTATTCCTAccctaatttaattaagttttaacacATGTTATCGCAAACATGACTAGCTTTTGATAAGTGCTTTAATATATACTTTCATCCAAAATTTATTATGTTTGCATTGGCGTGGCAAAGCCACATGATCCTTGTGATCCGGCATGTCGTATTTGGTTTGCTTTAACTTAAATGCTTTATCTACACGAGAATTCTACGTTGCCATTGTTGTCGTAAGTGCTCACATGTATACTCACACTTCTATTGCAATATTAGCTCAATTTCCAAATTGATTTTGTCGTCCGCGTGTTTGTTTTTTTGAATGTCTTAGAAATGTTCGACTCGATTGTAAAAGTTTATGTGGTATTTAGGTGAAGCCTTCATGATAAACATGAACAAGTTGTTCACACATGACCAAAGACATTTGAATTTAATGAGTCATTTAGCTTTTCAAATTGAAAAGATTGAAGTCACTTGGATATAACTTGTGATCACAAGATTGATTTGAAGTACTCAAATTGAAGTGCATAAAAACTTGACATAAATAGAGTATAGTTGCATATACTTGCTCCGCATTCTCTATAATCAATTAAAACTAGTTAAAAAAAATGATCATTTAGTAATTAAGTAAACAACTCTAAATAGCACTAGCTAGGATAACTTTCTCCCTTCTTCCACCATGCTTCTCCTCCTCTTGCCCTTGGTTTCCTCTGCCTCAATTGTTGTTGATGCCCTCCTCCCTTTGCTCCTAGACTTTTTCAACCACAACAATCTTTGTCTTCACTATGCTTTAtgttcttctcctcctctacCACTTGCTCTTCCTTTCCCACAAATAGCCAATCCTCCTTTTCAACTCTTTGTCCTCCTTTTAATTCTTGAAACTCATTGCCCATCTCTACTTCATGCTCACTTAGTCACTTTACTATTATCAATTACCACTAGTCCTATCCCATCAAAGCAATTAAATTTCATAATTGAATAGTTTTATATTAATGTTATGCTTAAATCTATGACACTCTTATTTATCTTCCATAAATATTGTGAATTATATGTTTTAATGACATTTGTGAATTAGTTCTGACATTGAAAAGTTGAGAAGAACTATTTATTGAAGATGAAAAATAATCACATACAAACTCAGAACACTcgaaaaatcaagaaaaatatatcattaatcaatAATTATGAGAACACGTCATATATATATTAACTACTAATCCAAACAAGAACTCTTGATAAATATCTTAAAGAATATCATTTATCGCTGATTTGTAGATTGTGaacatataacataactaaaAGGTAAATAATTGGTTGCCCTCCCTAGGCCGCCTTCTTGTTACTCATTTTTACCAACTAGCTTAATCATCCCTCATTTGACTCAATCAAACATATTAGCTTAGCTTGTTTGACTAGCAGCTTGATTTTTTTGGTCAATTTGGTTTGTTTGATCTGACTTAATTATCCATTCATTCCAAATTGGATCACCCAATTTAGCTAACCCATCGAACACTAATGATCATCGAAATGAGACTTTGCATCACCCAATCAGCATGTCTATCAGCCTCAAATACCTAACCAATTAGCTATATCCATGGGACTTGACTGGCTTATCCTTTTAAGTGTTAGGGTCGGTTTGTGCTAGagaaggggggatgaatagctcatcGTGCGTTCATCGTTGGCTTGCTTTGTGATGATTTATAGCGGAATAAAACTAAAAGCACTCTGTAATGCTaatacaaaggatttacttggtatccacctcaagaagaggtgactaatctaaggatctacACACGACATGCTCTTCACTatcaaaaacactccttctcgataattaccggaggtggagaaacctcgtacaacactcacacaacaaatacaacacacgcaagaagaaaaatataagaattcAAATACAAACTCTCTTCTTGCtcacttgttacttgttaatgcctcttgaaccttggaagtgtacctCCAAGAGCTTTCAAGAACTGACGGTGAGTGTCGTGGAAGAACGCGTGAAGATCGGGGAGAAGGATTGCAGTGTTTGAACGCTTCACCGTCTTTATATCTGCACTTCTAGGGCTTTCAATTGATTGGAGCTctttccaatcgattgccacgtcagattcTAGCAATCTCGACCGCCcaaaacctgcatcctgcgcaacggtcaatcccaatcgattggggaggcttgaatcaatcggctgatcgattcagagtgcatCTGTGCTCTCGCTGGAAacgcctgaatcgatcgaccaatcgattcagtGTTTATCGTGACGTGCGCGATTTCCAgcgccccaatcgatcggccgatcgattggcggtgcccaattgatcagctgatcgattggggactatTCTATTTGCACAATACAagtgcccaatcaatcggctgatcgattgggctgctgTTTATCGCAGCACtgtgctcaatcgatcagctgatctattggatttggtccaatttgatcacttgatcaaattgatcAACCCTAGCTCGCCCAAGTCAAGTCTAGGGTGCCCTAACCCAACATCCAGTCActtgtgacctgttgggactcctcatgcgtagcatccggtcaactttgatctgctgggacttcttcgtcaagtgtccggtctatcctttgacccacttggacttttctcctcgtgccaagtgtccggtcaaccttgacctacttagacttatTGTCTTAtgccaagtgtttggtcctccatgatccacttggacttccaccagatgtccggtaaACCTTGACCCTTctggattttcttgtgccaagtatctggtcaatcctttgacctacttgggtttCCCAACACTAGGTgaccggtcaatcttgacccacctagatctccacgtgcttggcttcactcaccaagtctttccttctgcctagcttcactcactagggctttccatctacctgccttcactcaccaggactttcacctagcttcactcactagggttttcacctagctttactcaccaggattttcccactgtccgacttcactcactgagactttccatttgcctagcttcactcactaggtctttcacctggctccactcaccaggatttttccactgcccggcttcactcaccgggactttccatctgcctagcttcactcaccaggtctttaatctggcttcactcaccaggattttccaactgtctaacttcactcactaggtctttcatctggcttcactcatcaggatttgcCTTTGCttaacttctagttaggactttcccaatcaagtatccggtcaaccctgtGACCTACTTgtctcttcttcacatcaaactgatcATCCCTtcaccagaggggaattgctccaatAATCTTCTCAATCggataattgcacctgcaatctctatgtattgtcaaacatcgaaacctaaatatcaagactcaagcttaaaccaactcaagcttagtcaacctggtcaacctgacccaggggatattgcaccaagaTTAAGCTCCATCGGTACATCCAATTACTCTTATTTTAATATACACTTATATAACACACATAAATGTTGGTGCAGTCGACCTCTGATCAAAGTTGATCAAGATTGTTTTGGGTCTCAATGTTTGATGGTTTGATGAAAAAActaaataggtcaaggttgattaaaTACTTAAtaattgagaagtccaagtgaatcaCGGTATATTAGAACTGATGCtagctagagggggagtgaatagttCTGATCACGTCAATTGAATGCACAACAGAAACTTGAATTAAATTCAACACCAACAAAATAAGAACACACGCTAACAcatttggttttacttggttcaccaCCTCCCAAGAGGACAACGTCCAAGACCTGGTCCTAACAACTACCACCACTATCCTTCTCCTTCTATAACACCTTCCAGATGCGGAGAAGCATTTTACAACCTTTTCTTCCAAACAATATAAGCAATataaagatacaaatataaatgAAGAGTAAAACAACTTTACAATGAACACTTTGATTTTGCTTGCTTTTTTATTCTTTTGGATTGCCTCTTGATTGTAGGAAATGTAGTAGCACTTTGTCTCCAATGTCTCAAGAATTGACACTGAAAATCTCCTTCaaacccttcttttatagcccTTAGGCCGGGGCTAATTTTCACCTATTAGTCGACTGATCTTACCCATCAATTGATTGATACACTGTTGATTTGAATGCTACTCTGACCTATCAGCTCAATGACTGCATCTATCTaaacatcagtcgattgatcattATCATTAGTCAAACCCTGTAGCTGAGTTCTGAACATTCTGTTCACTCGAACAATGACATTAGTAACTGATACCCTCCATTAGTCGTCTATTACCATCATTTGAGTTTTTCAACTTTTGTGCATTGTTATAGTGCCCATCAGGCGACTATCACATAGCAACATGGCAGTAGAATATTGTTTGCGATTACTATAGTAGCaccacaataatattataatagtaTTGTAGCAACCATATGTTTTGAGGTTTATTCGTCCATTAGTCGATCAATTGACTCGATCAATCAGTTAATACTTCTATTTCAACTTTATCAAAATTGAATTCTCGTCTTGTCTAATATCCAGTTGATCTCAATCTACCAAGACTTTCTTACCTATATTTGATTAATCTTGACTTGCTGAGACTTCTtgttgcctagcatctggtcaccttgacttGCCAGGACTTCCAcattgcctagcatccgatcaacctagATCTATTAGGACTTCATTGTTGTTTGACATCTAGTCAACtttaacctactaggacttcacaccttatgccaactctctgttaaattttctattgtcaaGTGCCTGATCAACCgtaacccacttgaactttcctctGGACAACTACCTGTTAaacttttgatcaccaagtgttcagttaaccgtgatccacttgaactttcaGTCTCATGCCAACTCCATGTTGGACTTTGGACCGTCAAGTGTCTAATCGACTGTGATCCATTCAGACTTTTCATATCTTGTTAagtatttggtcaattttgacctacttgacttttcgctCAACCAACTTAACATATTGTTCCactgtcaagtatctggtcaaccttgacctactcgacatctcacttgaccaactaacatattgatccactgtcaagtatctggtcaagcTTGACCTACTCGACATCTCACTTGACCAACTAACATATTCGTCAAACATTGAAATCCCAATTCGAGTGAATTCGagcttagtcaacctagtcaacttTGACCAGGGTTAGATTGCACTAACATAATTGACTGAACATTTGACAATTAGAAGTTCATCAAGGGAGTTTGAATGTTGGGCATGAGAAGGAAAGTCATGACAGATCATGAAAAGATTAGATGTACGACACGCAGTTGAAGTCCTAACAAGTCGTGGATGACTAGATGTTAGACATGAGAtaaaaagtccaaacaagtcaagAAGGACAAGATGTATTGCAATGATGAAATTATGATAGGTCAAGGTTTATTAGATACTAGACAAGTGAAGTCCGAGCAGATTAAGGTTAATCGAATACTAGACAAATGAAGACTTGATAGATTGAGGCCAATCAGATATTAGCCAAGGTGAGGTATCAATAGATTGATTATGAGGTATCAATTGGATATTAAACCAGGCCTAAAATAGAGGTGTCAATAGACTGATATGGAAATAGCAATCGACTGATGAGTCTGAAACATTGAGTTCTAGGTTTGAGGGATTTACAATGTAATCAATCGACTATTAGATATAATTAGTTGACTTATACATCAGTTGAGTGAGGAATTCAACCGATGACATTGTTAGAGAACAAAAAGTCAATTGTGACACTTGATTACTGCTGTAATAATCGATTGTTAGGTATATAGCAGTCGACTATTGACTGAGATATTGAGTTATAAGGAGCAATTGAGTGATCAAAACTTGACAACGTTCGAATTCTGAAAGAGCAATTGACTGTTGGGAATAAAAGAGTCACACTAATAACTCTATTAAAGAGGATTTTGTGGAGGATTTTGAGTATCAGTTCTTAGAGACTTTGAAGGGGAAAGTATTGTTACATTCCAAACCTTCGTAAAGTAATCCAAAGTAACCAAACAACAAGCAAAGCAAAAGTCACTTGTGTAAATTATTATTTacattgtattttatttttctctctatCTTTGTATTTTACTTATTTGTTTGTACAAACAAATATTGTAAGAGGTTTCTGTTGGTGGAATCGACCCCTGGTTAAGGTTGATAAAGTTGATCAAGTTTGAGTAGACTCGAATTGTAATTTTGatattttgatcaatatgttagttggTTGGGTGAGatgtcaagtagatcaaggttgattaGATATTTGACAGCTGATTAATATGTTAAGTTGAttgagcaaaaagtcaactatgtcaaaggttgaccgaatatttgACAAAATATTAAAAGTTTAAGTGGGTCACGATCAATCGAACACTTTGCGGTTGGAAGTCCAATATGAAGTTAATACGAGACGGGAAGTCCAAATGGATCAcgattgaccggacatttggtgatcagaagtccaacaagTAATTGGTAAGAGAAAACTCCAAATGGATTATGATTGACTAGACATTTGGTAATTAGAAGTCCAATATGGAGTTGACATGAGACATGAAGTCTCGGCAGGTCAAGATTGTTCAGATGTTAAGTAATGATGAAGTCCCgaaaggtcaaggttgattggatactagGCAACGAGGAAGTTCCGGTAGGTCGAGATTAACTAGCTGCTAGGCAATAGGAAGTCTCGACAGGTTAAGTTGATCGAATGTCAGAcaaaggaagtcctggtaagttgAGGTCAATAGGGTACCAGACAagatgaaaatttgattttgataaGGTTGAAACTAGAGTATTAGACgattggtagggtacagaggcgTAGCTAGGATTTTGAAATAGGGGGGGGGGGCtggaaaattaaatcttaaactaGAAGTCACTATATCATTTTCAacataatataaaaatttaagtgCAAAACACGCATTTCTCCATAAAATTATCAAATCTAGATAAATGTTTGCCAAAAGTTCAAGCgtcaataataatataaaaagcaTAAACAAAAAAGTACAATTTTTGCCAAAAGAGATGTAGCTTCAATAAAATACTACTAGAACAAATTAAAGTTTCAAATCTTACAAACACAAATTGTAAAAAAgcaatataaattttaataacaaaTTCACAACCAAAATATGGAATATTAATTATCAAATACCatagttaataataaaaatcagtaAATGAGTGCATTCAAAGAATTAACTCATCGAATGACTCCAATAAATTAGTGTAGGGTTGTAGGCTGCAAAGATGAGTGAGACGATAAGATGAATCAACTCACGGTCAAGG contains:
- the LOC122028801 gene encoding uncharacterized protein LOC122028801 isoform X2, whose product is MRGSRVEECFRFRSWFFSSSQQWAGSDENRIVPDGVDSKVHSDRCFVQFTTWNIRINMTFPRWKANLSEKGPSLNEGTKRSMSRFILSVPPVVAAALMITSYRFYVFQLFY
- the LOC122028800 gene encoding NAC domain-containing protein 92-like; translation: MEEEDCMELPPGFRFHPTDEEIISYYLTPKVVDHTFSARAMGEVDLNKCEPWDLPSKARMGEKEWFFFCQRDRKYPTGMRTNRATEAGYWKATGKDKEIYRGRGVLVGMKKTLVFYKGRAPRGQKTNWVMHEFRLEGKSPFPNNSSRSAPKDEWVVSRVFHKNTGAKRSPPPSTLGPELQASDDFFFDSSTLPPLMDMPSSYPIMPMEEQPFLSSNSTQLNAVFHPAVQNPNSAYNLLGYSHHHDSSLLTTIASHNSLDASNSLVIRGRCKMEQSSVSMGCCPSQDTGLSTDQNAAEISSASRNYTDFVVDPSSSGAAMDWDNIWKY